The Paenibacillus polymyxa M1 DNA segment ACGATCAATCGCGAACATCACGTTGGCATTATGACGACAAATATCGTGCACAATTTGGTCATATGCACGCTGCATAAAAGTGGAATACACCGCAAATACCGGCTTCATCCCTTCCATTGCTAACGCTGCACACATGGTTGCAGCATGCTGCTCAGCGATACCGACGTCAATCATACGTGTAGGAAACTCTTTACTAAACGGTACTAGCCCTGATCCACCAGGCATTGCAGGGGTGACCGCAATGATCCGCTCATCCTGTTCAGCCAGCTCAATCAGCGTTCTACCGAAAATTTCTGTATACATCGGATTGCCCACGGCTTTGAGTACCTGACCTGATTCAATTTTGTATGGACTGATGCCGTGCCACTTGTGCGAATCGGCCTCCGCAGGTTTATAGCCTTTACCCTTGGTGGTTACGACATGCACTAATACGGGGCCAGTAACGTTATCAGCCTGCTGAAAAGTCTCAATTAGCTTGGACAAATCATGTCCATCGACCGGACCAAGATACGTAAATCCCAGCTCCTCAAACAGCACACCTGGCACCATCATATATTTAAGACTGTCCTTGACACGGCCAGCCGATTTGGCAAGTTTACCGCCTATAGCGGGTATTTTTTTCAGCAAAACTTCCAGCTCATCCTTTGCCCGCAAATAGTGACGGTCCGAGCGAATTTTGCTCAAATAATTATGCATGGCCCCTACATTCGGGGCGATGGACATTTCATTATCATTCAGAATGACCATTAAATTTTTACGTTCATGACCAATATGGTTTAATGCTTCGAAGGCCATGCCCCCAGTCAATGCTCCGTCCCCGATCATTGCAATAACTTTATTGTCCTCGCCCTTTAAATCTCGTGCCAAGGCCATCCCCATTGCAGCCGAAAGGGAAGTGCTGCTGTGTCCAGCTTCCCAAACATCATGCTCGCTCTCGCTTCTTTTTACAAAACCACAAAGTCCATCACGCTGACGAAGTGTATCAAAACGATCCATTCGCCCTGTCAATATTTTGTGCACGTAGGCTTGGTGCCCAACGTCATAAATCATCTTGTCCTTTGGACTGTTATAGCAATAATGCAGGGCGATCGTGAGCTCAACCACTCCCAGATTCGATGCCAGATGCCCCCCAGTCACGGACAGCTTCTCAATCAAAAAGCTCCTGATTTCCTCGGCTAGAGAAGCCAACTCCTCAACCGACAGTGATTTCAGATCGCCTGGTTGCTTTATGTGTGGAAGCAGCACGCATATCTCCCCGCTTTCCTTCAAGTTTGTGTGTAAAGTTAACAAGTATTATATCACACTTTTGGACTGTGCTTAAACGCAGACAAGTCAAACCAGTTCTAATGCTACTAATGATCACGCTTCATCAGGTAATCCGCTATCTCCAGCAAACGCGAAGAATCGGGAATGCCACCTTCTGCAATCACTTTTTTGGCAGACACTGTGAGTTCCTCCACTTGTCGCAGAGATGCGTCCACACCGATGAAATACGGATAGGTAACCTTCTCTTGTTCAACATCACTCTGCGTTTTTTTTCCCATTTTGCTTTCATCGCCTACGAGATCCAATATATCGTCCTGAATTTGAAAGGCCAGGCCCAGATCTCGTCCAAAACAGCGAAGCGCCTCTAGTTGACTCTTGTCTGCCCCAGCAATCCGTCCACCTGCCAAG contains these protein-coding regions:
- the dxs gene encoding 1-deoxy-D-xylulose-5-phosphate synthase, which produces MLLPHIKQPGDLKSLSVEELASLAEEIRSFLIEKLSVTGGHLASNLGVVELTIALHYCYNSPKDKMIYDVGHQAYVHKILTGRMDRFDTLRQRDGLCGFVKRSESEHDVWEAGHSSTSLSAAMGMALARDLKGEDNKVIAMIGDGALTGGMAFEALNHIGHERKNLMVILNDNEMSIAPNVGAMHNYLSKIRSDRHYLRAKDELEVLLKKIPAIGGKLAKSAGRVKDSLKYMMVPGVLFEELGFTYLGPVDGHDLSKLIETFQQADNVTGPVLVHVVTTKGKGYKPAEADSHKWHGISPYKIESGQVLKAVGNPMYTEIFGRTLIELAEQDERIIAVTPAMPGGSGLVPFSKEFPTRMIDVGIAEQHAATMCAALAMEGMKPVFAVYSTFMQRAYDQIVHDICRHNANVMFAIDRAGFVGADGETHHGVFDVAFLRHIPNLVLMMPKDENELRHMMKTALDYEDGPIAYRYPRVNVVGVPLDNELRAIPIGSWEFLRKGEGFAVIASGPMLQVATEAAEAMKREGMQVGVVNARFLKPLDEEMLRELARQHTKLIVLEEASEAGSLGSAVLEFYAKEEIQDAQVRLMGIPDLFVEHGSIKEQRAEVGLTVEAVCLKLRKWSAEPAYGMGQSV